Proteins encoded together in one Kitasatospora albolonga window:
- a CDS encoding 50S ribosomal protein L33 — protein sequence MARNDVRPVIKLRSTAGTGYTYVTRKNRRNDPDRMVLRKYDPVARRHVDFREER from the coding sequence ATGGCTCGCAACGACGTACGCCCGGTCATCAAGCTCCGCTCCACCGCGGGGACCGGCTACACCTATGTCACCCGCAAGAACCGCCGTAACGATCCCGACCGCATGGTGCTGCGCAAGTACGACCCGGTCGCCCGTCGGCATGTCGACTTCCGCGAGGAGCGCTGA
- a CDS encoding iron ABC transporter substrate-binding protein, translating to MPRTALRVRRWAAIAVLGGLLAGCGTGSSDTGSEAVEPAAGPRTSTEVRPIEAATRITDAKGVTVSLKKPPQKIVCLVALCDDILVELGLTPTATNSAVLAHPEFLGKEKAAKVPVVPGGFLSPEVEAILSHRPDLVIGLADTHGKLAPALKGATTFWPVQPGSWQDSVGYLRDLAALTGRTEEGEKAEKTFRARLAEAEGARSDKTSLIIFGSDENFGVATPETDVAAGLFPKISHYPWKSRGIDGSYSLEEILARDVDVLFVETLSFGAPDGKLSDKLAKNPLWSRIPAVKNGKVIEVDSEVWAKGRGTRSLGLVLDEATAALR from the coding sequence ATGCCACGCACCGCACTGAGAGTCCGCCGCTGGGCCGCGATCGCCGTACTGGGAGGGCTGCTGGCCGGCTGCGGCACCGGCTCCTCCGACACCGGGTCCGAGGCGGTCGAACCGGCGGCCGGACCCCGTACGAGCACCGAGGTGCGGCCCATCGAGGCCGCCACCCGGATCACCGACGCCAAGGGCGTCACGGTCTCCCTGAAGAAGCCCCCGCAGAAGATCGTCTGCCTGGTCGCCCTCTGCGACGACATCCTCGTCGAGCTGGGCCTGACCCCCACCGCCACCAACTCCGCGGTGCTCGCGCACCCCGAGTTCCTGGGCAAGGAGAAGGCGGCGAAGGTCCCCGTCGTGCCCGGGGGCTTCCTCAGCCCCGAGGTCGAGGCGATCCTCTCCCACCGCCCCGACCTGGTGATCGGCCTGGCGGACACCCACGGCAAGCTCGCCCCCGCGCTGAAGGGCGCCACCACCTTCTGGCCCGTACAGCCCGGTTCCTGGCAGGACAGTGTCGGCTACCTGCGGGATCTGGCCGCGCTCACCGGGCGCACGGAGGAGGGCGAGAAGGCCGAGAAGACGTTCCGCGCCCGGCTGGCCGAGGCGGAGGGGGCCAGGAGCGACAAGACATCGCTCATCATCTTCGGCAGCGACGAGAACTTCGGCGTGGCCACCCCGGAGACCGATGTGGCGGCCGGACTCTTCCCGAAGATCTCCCACTACCCCTGGAAGAGCAGGGGCATCGACGGCTCGTACAGCCTGGAGGAGATCCTCGCCCGGGACGTCGACGTCCTGTTCGTGGAGACGCTTTCCTTCGGCGCACCGGACGGCAAGCTCTCCGACAAGCTCGCCAAGAACCCGCTCTGGTCGCGGATTCCGGCGGTGAAGAACGGCAAGGTCATCGAGGTCGACTCCGAGGTCTGGGCCAAGGGCCGCGGCACCCGCTCCCTGGGCCTCGTCCTCGACGAGGCGACGGCCGCGCTGCGGTGA
- a CDS encoding iron ABC transporter ATP-binding protein encodes MAARTGDTTTDGRSGTAAPPDGSARTAGAPAAVRAERLGFGYPGREVLRGIDLSIGAGELVALIGLNGCGKSTFLKLAAGLLAPSGGRVLLDGDDAARLPRRAAARRVALLHQSAPAVPALTVRQLVRQGRYATRGPLGMLRDGDDEVVARALADVGVTGWADRPVDALSGGERQRVRLAMALAQDAPLLFLDEPTTYLDLRHQLEVLQTVVRLRAERRLTVVMVLHDLNHAARFADRIVALREGRIAADGPPGEVVTERLLAEVLGVRGRVGADAEGGWPVCYPDHPLDPLQLLRNENHIH; translated from the coding sequence ATGGCCGCACGTACGGGAGACACCACGACGGACGGGAGGAGCGGTACGGCGGCTCCACCGGACGGGAGCGCCCGGACCGCAGGAGCACCCGCCGCGGTCCGGGCGGAACGGCTCGGCTTCGGCTATCCGGGGCGCGAGGTGCTGCGCGGCATCGACCTGAGCATCGGCGCGGGCGAACTCGTCGCCCTCATCGGACTGAACGGCTGCGGCAAGAGCACCTTCCTCAAGCTCGCCGCCGGACTGCTCGCGCCGAGCGGGGGCCGGGTGCTGCTCGACGGGGACGACGCGGCCCGCCTGCCCAGACGCGCCGCCGCCCGCCGCGTCGCGCTGCTCCACCAGTCGGCGCCCGCCGTACCGGCCCTGACCGTACGGCAGTTGGTGCGGCAGGGCCGGTACGCCACCCGGGGCCCGCTCGGGATGCTGCGGGACGGCGACGACGAGGTGGTGGCCCGGGCGCTCGCGGACGTCGGCGTCACCGGCTGGGCGGACCGCCCGGTGGACGCGCTGTCGGGCGGTGAGCGCCAACGGGTGCGCCTCGCGATGGCGTTGGCGCAGGACGCCCCGCTCCTCTTCCTGGACGAGCCCACCACCTATCTCGATCTGCGGCACCAGCTGGAGGTGCTCCAGACCGTCGTACGGCTGCGCGCCGAGCGGCGGCTCACGGTGGTGATGGTGCTCCACGACCTCAACCACGCGGCGCGGTTCGCCGACCGGATCGTCGCGCTGCGCGAGGGCCGCATCGCCGCCGACGGGCCTCCCGGGGAGGTGGTCACCGAGCGGCTGCTCGCCGAAGTCCTCGGCGTACGGGGGCGGGTGGGGGCCGACGCCGAGGGCGGCTGGCCCGTCTGTTACCCAGATCACCCTCTCGACCCGCTCCAGCTCTTGCGGAATGAAAATCATATTCATTAG
- a CDS encoding nitroreductase, giving the protein MTQAPPSASGLPARALAAARSPRVPRTVPYVPERAFPWGGPGLPLEGAGGAVDLDRALRLSLAAPRKAGDRLRPVPSAGALHPVRAHLLLGPGCPLPPGRYAYDPRAHRAHRRGPAPADAPPGAVVVLTVTATRTVAHYGHRAWPLLLLDAGHAAAALALAAAPGEVRVCLDADGAGLAAAAGLPRAAEWRHEWPGAEPELPLAAAWLVPEGTPVTPCRPLAAWAAQPPGAAPVPRPGAETAPPREPAPVRRLREPASVRNLRELASVRHLLDHLAAAPGRADGTWYPARRPVPLTDDDLRTRRSAPPSDLTHPPAPDLLARVLATAGEARPDGPAWAAAVGGDTPGLLTAAGTLASGDARPTLARWAAGQRWIATAGAVLVAHGCPADAPPAVIRGSHLAAGYAAGAAQAHATALGLRSRPIGSWQQADLGAALGETPGHDWIVHGLALAGPPTPTSRTTAAPTPSARPDHRQAPPAPPGKEERP; this is encoded by the coding sequence ATGACCCAGGCTCCTCCGTCGGCTTCCGGCCTCCCGGCCCGCGCTCTCGCCGCTGCCCGATCACCCCGCGTGCCGCGCACGGTTCCGTATGTGCCGGAGCGCGCCTTCCCCTGGGGCGGCCCGGGGCTGCCCCTGGAAGGGGCCGGGGGAGCGGTGGACCTGGACCGTGCCCTGCGGCTCTCCCTCGCCGCGCCCCGGAAGGCGGGCGACCGGCTGCGGCCCGTCCCCTCCGCCGGTGCCCTCCACCCCGTACGGGCGCACCTTCTCCTCGGCCCCGGCTGTCCGTTGCCGCCCGGGCGGTACGCGTACGACCCCCGCGCCCACCGCGCCCACCGCCGTGGACCGGCGCCCGCCGACGCGCCCCCGGGTGCCGTGGTCGTCCTCACGGTGACCGCCACCCGTACGGTCGCGCACTACGGACACCGCGCCTGGCCGCTGCTCCTCCTGGACGCGGGCCATGCCGCAGCCGCCCTCGCGCTCGCCGCCGCCCCGGGTGAAGTGAGGGTCTGCCTCGACGCGGACGGCGCCGGGCTCGCGGCCGCGGCGGGACTGCCCCGAGCCGCCGAGTGGCGGCACGAGTGGCCGGGTGCCGAGCCCGAACTCCCGCTCGCCGCAGCCTGGTTGGTGCCCGAAGGGACACCCGTCACTCCCTGTCGCCCGCTGGCCGCCTGGGCCGCCCAACCGCCCGGAGCCGCCCCGGTTCCGCGACCGGGCGCCGAGACCGCCCCGCCCCGCGAACCCGCCCCCGTACGCCGTCTGCGTGAACCCGCCTCCGTACGAAACCTGCGCGAACTCGCCTCCGTACGCCATCTGTTGGACCACCTGGCGGCGGCACCCGGCCGGGCCGATGGCACCTGGTACCCGGCCCGCCGTCCCGTTCCCCTGACGGACGACGACCTCCGTACGCGAAGGAGCGCGCCCCCCTCCGACCTGACCCACCCGCCCGCCCCGGACCTGCTCGCCCGGGTCCTGGCCACCGCCGGGGAAGCCCGGCCGGACGGTCCCGCCTGGGCCGCGGCGGTCGGCGGCGACACCCCGGGGCTCCTCACGGCGGCCGGTACCCTCGCCTCCGGCGACGCGCGCCCCACCCTCGCCCGCTGGGCGGCGGGCCAGCGGTGGATCGCCACGGCCGGTGCGGTACTGGTCGCCCACGGCTGCCCCGCCGACGCCCCACCGGCCGTGATCCGCGGCAGCCACCTCGCCGCCGGTTACGCGGCCGGTGCCGCCCAGGCCCACGCCACCGCGCTCGGGCTCCGCTCGCGCCCCATCGGCTCCTGGCAGCAGGCCGACCTCGGCGCCGCGCTCGGCGAGACCCCCGGACACGACTGGATCGTCCACGGCCTGGCCCTCGCCGGACCACCCACGCCGACCTCACGCACCACAGCTGCCCCCACCCCCTCCGCACGACCGGACCACCGCCAGGCCCCACCGGCCCCGCCGGGCAAGGAAGAACGCCCATGA
- a CDS encoding cobalamin biosynthesis protein CobW yields the protein MTEEQRRKLPVVIVCGLHAEVRHEVVEALLSQVPHSVALHHDLSTATDGTVRRTLRDATGELSAGETPLVNDCACCALREDLVPELRRLADGGPTRLAVLELWDSVEPKSMAEVIAVHGADSFEVTNVISAIDPTLVLPCLTNGDDLAEAGLAAAPADQRTIGDTWARQVEYAPILALADSPAADDEDRALIGQMNPTAYQVASDSVELARIAVAGFDVEAAAAGQHPACALLPQEADEAGVSTLVWRRHRPFHPERLYHALEDLSCAAARSRGRFWLADRPDTLLSWDAAGGALCVENTGPWLASLPDAAWAMVPPYRRAAAALDWHPEHGDCCQHLVFVSPGLDRDGLTGLLESCLLTDEEYRAGREAWKSLPAAFDALLDPV from the coding sequence GTGACGGAGGAACAGCGGCGGAAACTGCCCGTCGTCATCGTCTGCGGGCTGCACGCGGAGGTGCGGCACGAGGTGGTGGAGGCGCTGCTCTCCCAGGTTCCGCACAGCGTCGCGCTCCACCACGACCTGTCCACGGCGACCGACGGGACCGTACGCCGCACCCTGCGGGACGCCACCGGGGAGCTGTCCGCGGGCGAGACTCCCCTGGTCAACGACTGCGCGTGCTGTGCGCTGCGGGAGGACCTGGTGCCCGAGCTGCGGCGGCTGGCGGACGGCGGGCCGACCCGGCTCGCGGTCCTGGAGCTCTGGGACTCCGTCGAGCCGAAGTCGATGGCCGAGGTCATCGCGGTGCACGGGGCCGACAGCTTCGAGGTGACCAATGTGATCAGCGCGATCGATCCCACGCTGGTCCTGCCCTGTCTCACCAACGGCGACGACCTGGCGGAGGCCGGTCTCGCGGCGGCCCCGGCCGATCAGCGGACCATCGGCGACACCTGGGCCCGGCAGGTGGAGTACGCCCCCATCCTGGCCCTGGCCGACAGCCCGGCGGCCGACGACGAGGACCGCGCGCTGATCGGGCAGATGAACCCGACAGCCTATCAAGTTGCTTCCGATTCAGTGGAGTTGGCGCGTATCGCGGTCGCCGGTTTCGATGTGGAGGCGGCCGCGGCGGGCCAGCATCCCGCCTGTGCGCTGCTGCCCCAGGAGGCGGACGAGGCCGGGGTCTCCACGCTAGTCTGGCGGCGCCACCGCCCGTTCCACCCCGAGCGCCTCTACCACGCGCTGGAGGACCTGAGCTGTGCCGCCGCCCGCAGCCGGGGCCGGTTCTGGCTCGCGGACCGGCCCGACACCCTGCTCTCCTGGGACGCGGCGGGCGGCGCCCTCTGCGTGGAGAACACCGGCCCCTGGCTCGCCTCCCTCCCGGACGCGGCCTGGGCCATGGTGCCGCCCTACCGGCGGGCCGCCGCCGCGCTGGACTGGCACCCCGAGCACGGCGACTGCTGCCAGCACCTGGTCTTCGTCTCCCCCGGCCTCGACCGCGACGGGCTGACCGGGCTGCTGGAGTCGTGCCTGCTCACCGACGAGGAGTACCGGGCGGGCCGGGAGGCGTGGAAGAGCCTGCCCGCCGCCTTCGACGCGCTCCTCGACCCGGTCTGA
- a CDS encoding iron ABC transporter — protein sequence MVPVCLTVAAVVSAVCALSLGTPYVPPARLLATLGSDGLAGLVVTELRLPRMVLALVAGACLGAAGLVLQEALRNPLAVPEMLGVSSGAALGVAAPLVLALSVPLGLQPFLALAGAAFGGLLTLVAAGFGRSPSSVLLTGAAVAAALQAGLLVLMVMADQLDLQLIYRYLLGSLSARTWDDVTGLLPWLAVAVPALVLCVPVLGVLRLGDDDARALGVRVERARVAALGIAVVLIAPVVAVCGPVAWVGFLAPHLARRLKPDGGAAGWLVRSALCGAVVVLCADQPARLALAPVETPVGAWTALVGVPVGVVLLKRGRRLAAGRGPVRGDLPVQGGPDGRGAGGRAADASVPLLRKAER from the coding sequence GTGGTGCCGGTCTGTCTGACGGTGGCGGCGGTGGTGAGCGCGGTGTGCGCCCTCAGCCTCGGTACGCCGTACGTCCCGCCCGCCCGGCTCCTCGCCACCCTGGGGTCCGACGGCCTCGCCGGGCTCGTCGTCACCGAACTGCGGCTTCCCCGCATGGTGTTGGCGCTGGTCGCCGGTGCCTGCCTGGGCGCCGCCGGACTGGTGCTCCAGGAGGCGCTGCGCAATCCGCTCGCCGTTCCGGAGATGCTCGGCGTCTCCTCCGGGGCCGCGCTGGGCGTGGCGGCACCGCTGGTGCTCGCCCTCTCCGTACCGCTCGGGCTCCAGCCCTTCCTGGCCCTGGCCGGGGCCGCGTTCGGCGGGCTGCTCACCCTCGTCGCCGCCGGGTTCGGGCGCAGCCCGTCGTCCGTGCTGCTGACCGGAGCCGCCGTCGCCGCCGCGCTCCAGGCCGGACTGCTGGTGCTCATGGTGATGGCCGACCAGCTCGACCTCCAGCTCATCTACCGCTATCTGCTGGGCAGTCTCTCCGCCCGGACCTGGGACGACGTCACCGGGCTGCTGCCCTGGCTGGCCGTCGCCGTACCGGCGCTCGTGCTCTGTGTACCGGTGCTCGGCGTGCTGCGGCTCGGTGACGACGACGCCCGCGCGCTCGGCGTACGCGTCGAACGCGCGCGGGTCGCCGCGCTGGGCATCGCGGTCGTGCTGATCGCCCCCGTGGTGGCGGTCTGCGGCCCGGTGGCCTGGGTCGGCTTCCTCGCGCCCCACCTCGCCCGGCGGCTGAAGCCGGACGGCGGGGCGGCGGGCTGGCTCGTCCGGTCCGCGCTGTGCGGGGCGGTCGTGGTGCTCTGCGCGGACCAGCCCGCACGGCTGGCGCTCGCACCGGTCGAGACGCCCGTCGGCGCGTGGACGGCCCTGGTCGGGGTGCCGGTCGGGGTGGTGCTGCTGAAGCGGGGGCGGCGGCTCGCGGCGGGCCGGGGGCCGGTCCGGGGCGACCTGCCGGTCCAGGGCGGTCCGGACGGCCGGGGTGCCGGGGGCCGTGCAGCGGACGCGTCCGTGCCCCTCCTGCGGAAGGCGGAGCGATGA
- a CDS encoding peptidase S15 codes for MNTALRAGTPASPATVRIPAPDGTPLATDLCLPDTPGPHPAVVIRTPYGRTAHRAELRGWAAHGFAALAQDVRGRHGSPGLWHPYLDHEEGDGAATVAWVRAQAWSVGRVVAVGSSYAAHCALVTALGAPGDGRPDAVIAAVPALGLAETAREPAGPERLWARAGWWAAHGDRPDSAPDALDRALADDPGLLEHLPVTRLADRLGRELPSWPGLWDDCRRGRTVLRGSAARLPLLAVGGTRDPFAEDTVALWRGWGGPARLLLGPWGHRLTADRPLLPPDRVNLGALYVRWARAALAGRLEPERRGVITLGGSGRWHRVQADGTRRAEGASARTATWAFDAPNGLRLLHGGEFTADPARPVRSDDLTVPAPADGTPADRCLLLSPPLPRPLDLAGPATARFHATADTPAADWAVRLTALDPAGRAEPLAFGIVRRSGPPGEAAEITVPLGTLGRRLPAGTRLRTEIAGHHFPAHARNPHTGENPVTATRLAPSRRAVTARGGALHLTAVARRRYVEPVPEICR; via the coding sequence ATGAACACCGCCCTCCGGGCCGGTACGCCAGCGAGCCCCGCCACCGTGCGCATCCCCGCCCCCGACGGCACCCCGCTCGCCACCGACCTCTGCCTCCCGGACACGCCGGGCCCCCATCCCGCCGTGGTGATCCGGACCCCCTACGGCCGCACCGCCCACCGCGCCGAGCTGCGCGGCTGGGCGGCCCACGGGTTCGCCGCCCTGGCCCAGGACGTACGCGGACGGCACGGCTCACCCGGCCTCTGGCACCCCTACCTGGACCACGAGGAGGGCGATGGCGCCGCGACCGTCGCCTGGGTGCGCGCGCAGGCGTGGAGCGTCGGCCGGGTCGTCGCCGTCGGCTCCTCCTACGCTGCCCACTGCGCCCTCGTCACCGCGCTCGGCGCCCCCGGCGACGGTCGGCCGGACGCCGTCATCGCCGCCGTCCCCGCCCTCGGCCTCGCCGAGACCGCACGGGAACCGGCAGGGCCCGAACGGCTGTGGGCCCGGGCCGGCTGGTGGGCCGCGCACGGCGACCGCCCCGACTCCGCGCCGGACGCGCTGGACCGTGCCCTCGCCGACGACCCCGGACTCCTGGAGCACCTCCCGGTCACCCGGCTGGCCGACCGCCTGGGCCGTGAACTGCCCTCCTGGCCCGGCCTCTGGGACGACTGCCGACGCGGCCGGACCGTTCTGCGGGGCTCCGCCGCCCGCCTGCCGCTCCTCGCCGTCGGCGGCACCCGCGACCCCTTCGCCGAGGACACCGTGGCGCTCTGGCGCGGCTGGGGCGGCCCCGCCCGTCTGCTGCTCGGCCCGTGGGGCCACCGCCTCACCGCCGACCGGCCGCTGCTCCCGCCCGATCGTGTCAACCTGGGTGCGCTGTACGTACGGTGGGCCCGCGCCGCCCTCGCCGGACGCCTGGAGCCCGAGCGGCGCGGGGTCATCACCCTGGGTGGCAGCGGCCGTTGGCACCGCGTCCAGGCGGACGGCACCCGCCGGGCGGAGGGCGCTTCGGCCCGGACCGCCACCTGGGCCTTCGACGCCCCCAACGGTCTGCGGCTGCTGCACGGCGGGGAGTTCACCGCCGACCCGGCCCGTCCGGTCCGCTCCGACGACCTGACCGTCCCGGCCCCGGCCGACGGCACCCCCGCCGACCGCTGCCTCCTCCTCTCCCCGCCCCTGCCCCGCCCGCTCGACCTGGCCGGACCCGCCACCGCCCGGTTCCACGCCACCGCCGACACTCCCGCCGCCGACTGGGCCGTCCGCCTCACCGCGCTCGACCCGGCCGGCCGCGCGGAGCCCCTCGCGTTCGGCATCGTCCGGCGTTCCGGCCCGCCGGGGGAGGCCGCGGAGATCACCGTGCCGCTCGGCACCCTGGGCCGCCGCCTGCCCGCCGGAACCCGGCTGCGCACGGAGATCGCCGGACACCACTTCCCCGCCCACGCCCGCAACCCGCACACCGGGGAGAACCCGGTGACCGCCACCCGCCTCGCCCCGTCCCGCCGCGCCGTCACGGCCCGCGGCGGCGCCCTGCACCTGACCGCCGTCGCCCGGCGTCGCTACGTCGAGCCCGTACCGGAGATATGCCGTTGA
- a CDS encoding 30S ribosomal protein S14: MAKKSKIAQNEKRKATVERYAARRAELKEILRRPGTPEAERAAAVAELRRQPRDASATRVRNRDSVDGRPRGYLRTFGLSRVRMREQAHAGFLPGVTKSSW, from the coding sequence ATGGCGAAGAAGAGCAAGATCGCGCAGAACGAGAAGCGCAAGGCGACCGTCGAGCGGTACGCCGCCCGCCGGGCCGAACTGAAGGAGATCCTCCGCCGCCCCGGCACCCCGGAGGCCGAACGTGCCGCCGCTGTGGCGGAGTTGCGGCGCCAGCCGCGCGATGCCAGCGCCACGCGGGTGCGCAACCGGGACAGTGTGGACGGCAGGCCCCGGGGGTACCTGCGCACCTTCGGCCTCTCCCGGGTCCGGATGCGCGAGCAGGCGCACGCGGGGTTCCTGCCCGGAGTGACCAAGTCCTCCTGGTGA
- a CDS encoding 50S ribosomal protein L32: MAVPKRKMSRSNTRHRRAQWKATTPQLVAVTIEGTVHQVPQRLVKAYERGLLRPES, translated from the coding sequence ATGGCAGTCCCGAAGCGGAAGATGTCCCGCAGCAACACCCGCCACCGCCGCGCCCAGTGGAAGGCCACGACGCCGCAGCTCGTCGCGGTGACGATCGAGGGCACCGTCCACCAGGTGCCGCAGCGGCTGGTAAAGGCGTACGAGCGCGGCCTGCTGCGACCGGAGAGCTGA
- a CDS encoding 50S ribosomal protein L28, producing MSAHCQLTGSRPGFGNAISHSHRRTSRRFDPNVQRKRYWLPGEGRHVRLTLSARAIKTIDVIGIEAAVARIRARGGKV from the coding sequence ATGTCCGCCCACTGCCAACTGACCGGCTCACGGCCGGGATTCGGCAACGCCATCTCCCACTCGCACCGCCGTACGTCACGCCGGTTCGACCCGAACGTCCAGCGCAAGCGGTACTGGCTCCCCGGTGAGGGCCGCCATGTGCGGCTGACCCTCAGCGCCCGGGCGATCAAGACGATCGACGTGATCGGCATCGAGGCCGCCGTCGCGCGCATCCGCGCCCGGGGAGGGAAGGTCTGA
- a CDS encoding 30S ribosomal protein S18, whose product MARKQDPRKPLKARPNPLDAAGITYIDYKDTDLLRKFISDRGKIRSRRVSRVSAQQQRQLAAAIKNAREMALLPYSGSGK is encoded by the coding sequence ATGGCACGCAAGCAGGACCCCCGTAAGCCGCTCAAGGCCCGCCCCAACCCGCTGGACGCGGCGGGGATCACGTACATCGACTACAAGGACACCGATCTGCTGCGGAAATTCATCTCCGACCGGGGCAAGATCCGCAGCCGCCGGGTGAGCCGGGTGAGCGCCCAGCAGCAGCGGCAGCTCGCCGCGGCCATCAAGAACGCCCGCGAGATGGCGCTGCTGCCGTACTCCGGTTCGGGTAAGTAG
- a CDS encoding iron ABC transporter, translating to MSVLETAPGPARRAWHSSPAVRLGALGVLVCAVACADLFAGRGVTGDGVRAVLLGGGDPMAEHIVLQLRLPRLLVALVAGASLGVAGLVLQSALRNPLAGPEVTGVTPGAVLGAVAATGLGLAGWDSPAAVVVAACLGGFAGAGLLWLLAGREKGDPEQTAVYGVLVSAVLAGLTAVVLLVAPGELGSVVQWLIGSTEGRVWQHWHLLWPWAAVWGAAAWLLAAPLTLLRCGDEQASAAGLDPGRGRAAALVCAVALTAGAVSAVGALGFVGLLVPHLALAVFGADLRITLPGAALLGAAVVCGADAAAQLLSRLLATALDADRLTLPVGALTTFVGAGLLLVVARRRADER from the coding sequence ATGAGCGTCCTGGAGACCGCGCCCGGACCGGCCCGGCGGGCGTGGCACAGCTCCCCGGCCGTCCGGCTGGGTGCCCTGGGGGTGCTCGTGTGTGCCGTCGCCTGCGCGGACCTGTTCGCCGGGCGGGGGGTCACGGGCGACGGCGTACGGGCCGTCCTCCTCGGCGGCGGCGATCCCATGGCCGAACACATCGTCCTCCAACTCCGGCTGCCCCGGCTGCTGGTGGCACTGGTCGCCGGGGCGAGCCTGGGCGTCGCCGGGCTCGTACTCCAGTCGGCCCTGCGCAATCCGCTGGCCGGGCCCGAGGTCACCGGGGTCACCCCCGGCGCGGTCCTCGGTGCGGTCGCCGCCACCGGCCTCGGCCTGGCCGGCTGGGACTCCCCGGCAGCGGTCGTCGTGGCGGCCTGCCTCGGCGGGTTCGCGGGCGCCGGTCTGCTGTGGCTGCTCGCGGGGCGGGAGAAGGGCGACCCGGAGCAGACCGCCGTCTACGGAGTGCTGGTCTCGGCGGTCCTCGCCGGTCTCACCGCCGTCGTCCTCCTGGTGGCCCCGGGCGAACTCGGCAGCGTCGTCCAGTGGTTGATCGGCTCCACCGAGGGGCGGGTCTGGCAGCACTGGCACCTGCTGTGGCCATGGGCGGCGGTGTGGGGAGCCGCCGCCTGGCTGCTGGCCGCGCCGCTGACCCTGCTGCGCTGCGGTGACGAACAGGCGTCCGCCGCCGGTCTGGACCCGGGACGGGGCCGCGCCGCCGCGCTCGTGTGCGCGGTGGCCCTGACGGCTGGTGCGGTCTCGGCCGTGGGTGCCCTGGGGTTCGTCGGCCTGCTGGTGCCGCATCTGGCGCTGGCCGTCTTCGGCGCCGACCTGCGCATCACCCTGCCCGGCGCCGCGCTGCTGGGCGCCGCGGTGGTCTGCGGGGCGGACGCGGCGGCCCAACTGCTCTCCCGGCTGCTGGCCACGGCGCTCGACGCCGACCGGCTGACCCTGCCGGTCGGGGCGCTCACCACCTTCGTCGGGGCGGGGCTGCTGCTCGTCGTGGCGCGGCGAAGGGCGGACGAACGATGA
- a CDS encoding 50S ribosomal protein L31, which produces MKPGIHPAYGPVVFRDKAADFAFLTRSTLTSEKTVEWEDGHTYPVVDVEISSASHPFYTGTARVLDTAGRVERFERRYGRGEAR; this is translated from the coding sequence ATGAAGCCCGGAATCCACCCCGCCTACGGCCCCGTCGTCTTCCGCGACAAGGCCGCCGACTTCGCCTTCCTCACCCGCTCCACCCTGACCAGCGAGAAGACCGTCGAGTGGGAGGACGGCCACACCTATCCGGTCGTGGACGTGGAGATCTCCTCCGCGAGCCACCCCTTCTACACCGGCACCGCACGCGTCCTGGACACCGCGGGCCGCGTCGAGCGCTTCGAGCGCCGTTACGGGCGCGGTGAGGCCCGGTGA